The following coding sequences are from one uncultured Desulfobacter sp. window:
- a CDS encoding AsmA-like C-terminal domain-containing protein has protein sequence MTINKKGVLRIALFFAVTLIACAVALCFAVTPVLNTEEVKTRLTHMLHENTGIDVRFNQLALTLTPLPGVSITGISAQIDPKTRVTINSAQVELAPVQLLKCKAAVRRITIHSPELTRIKAGTGQHQTTVPPDLTASLQIEFNRLLDIPFADPEHLDIVITDARSDHFGAMDCRIQTAPRTRTITIAAQISNFGIKTDRIPQLESAIKGRITDLKIPKLSLACRHDENTLLAGNLKLTSLEAHLKAPKAHPIDAKNFDLEFDLSKEKVTAHLAPLELVYPKGEVGIDVSLSLGKPSSIMEFTCKQIDIGQARAVCLPLLDGLETSEILFDILRAGTAQNVTVGFKSKKIQDLFKTKALFIDGSSKAATVKIPGVPVIVHNAAGSAEMKDGVLRIHPEGGHVGKTHITGGDLDIDLNHHHTVPFSGTFPLKVDLSELPATLSALLPNTTLAREMSKISILTGRVDAVLELNYTQAHKDLGVKVTAKNLRAKGNYQRLPLPMRITGGTFLFDKDKVNLKNISGAIGKSRISNLTADMDTRGSVPMHIKSMAANIFLAETATLGDLFPDAKKKLGLVQNVSGTMEIEDLRIEGPMFSPSLWQGHISGQMNNIAVIFQDNAKGISDLFCNFIYNFDPTSEAITMSDIKSKVTEISWLEKAVSPDYIQSIVMPLTLTQAQFVKQPDDYLFQGRLLTPSETQISFTADGPALDKMSPSKIQIVDGERSHADVTVYKQPDMPRMDFSGKLDKATLEKLFYPDSYLYRKLQAVTEDKPVTVSTDTPDSISITADTLHIDPLLAPKQNDTSAASRPLVKQKQIFLNINTLGYGQRVYQQVKAKVTVNHPVMDVDISHALFCNLDLSGKITIDHAGDKPKVSTHILLNADQKKDVALSIGCLTGSESVIKGNYTLGGELSGAAPTLTQVQFKQNGHLTFKAESGRIFKATLLSRLLSMLNILGDTDLQQQGFGFKTFTADAKVKDSVVHIKNAFIDADNMAIIAEGWADPLNDALDITFLVAPFKTIDTIIKHIPIVNTILNGRLVSLPARAYGKISDPTVIPLHPSAVGKGLLNLLGDLIKTPGRLIDEIKEDDK, from the coding sequence ATGACCATAAACAAAAAAGGCGTACTGCGCATTGCTCTGTTTTTTGCGGTTACCCTAATCGCCTGCGCAGTCGCTTTGTGTTTTGCCGTCACCCCGGTGCTGAACACCGAAGAGGTCAAAACGCGTCTGACCCATATGTTGCATGAGAACACCGGCATTGACGTCCGGTTTAATCAGTTAGCACTTACCCTCACCCCCCTGCCCGGTGTCAGTATTACAGGTATATCAGCACAGATTGATCCCAAAACCCGGGTGACAATCAACAGCGCACAGGTGGAACTGGCACCGGTTCAGCTGCTCAAATGCAAAGCCGCCGTCAGGCGCATCACCATTCACTCCCCTGAACTGACCAGGATAAAGGCGGGCACCGGGCAACATCAGACCACGGTACCACCGGATCTGACCGCATCCTTGCAAATTGAATTTAACCGCCTGCTGGATATTCCCTTCGCAGACCCGGAACATCTGGATATAGTTATAACCGATGCCCGGTCAGACCATTTTGGCGCCATGGACTGCCGGATTCAAACGGCACCCCGGACCCGGACCATAACCATCGCAGCGCAGATATCAAATTTTGGGATTAAAACAGATCGTATTCCACAACTTGAATCCGCAATCAAGGGTCGCATCACAGATCTTAAGATACCCAAGCTGTCGTTGGCGTGCCGTCATGATGAAAACACCCTGCTTGCCGGCAATTTGAAACTCACATCCCTTGAGGCCCATCTTAAAGCCCCCAAGGCGCACCCCATTGACGCAAAGAACTTTGACCTTGAATTTGACCTGTCAAAAGAGAAGGTCACCGCGCACCTTGCGCCGTTGGAACTGGTTTATCCCAAAGGTGAGGTCGGCATAGATGTATCCCTTTCTTTGGGGAAACCATCGTCAATTATGGAATTTACCTGCAAACAGATTGATATCGGCCAGGCAAGAGCTGTGTGTCTTCCGCTGCTTGACGGACTTGAAACATCTGAAATCCTGTTTGACATACTCAGGGCAGGGACGGCCCAAAACGTAACAGTCGGATTTAAAAGCAAGAAAATCCAGGATCTGTTCAAAACAAAAGCCCTTTTTATTGACGGGTCTTCGAAAGCGGCCACGGTTAAAATCCCCGGGGTGCCGGTCATTGTCCACAATGCGGCAGGCAGTGCCGAGATGAAAGACGGGGTGCTGCGCATTCACCCCGAAGGCGGCCATGTGGGAAAAACCCATATTACCGGGGGCGACCTTGACATAGATCTGAATCACCATCATACCGTCCCCTTTTCAGGGACTTTCCCTTTGAAGGTGGATCTATCAGAACTTCCGGCAACCCTTTCCGCCCTTTTGCCGAATACAACCCTTGCCCGGGAGATGTCAAAAATATCGATCCTAACCGGCCGGGTGGATGCGGTGCTTGAGCTCAATTATACCCAGGCCCACAAAGATCTGGGGGTCAAAGTAACCGCAAAAAATCTCCGGGCAAAGGGAAACTACCAACGGCTCCCCCTGCCCATGCGTATCACCGGCGGTACTTTTCTGTTTGACAAGGACAAAGTCAATCTGAAAAATATCTCGGGTGCCATAGGAAAAAGCAGGATATCAAACCTTACTGCGGATATGGACACCAGGGGAAGTGTTCCCATGCATATAAAAAGCATGGCCGCAAATATTTTTCTGGCAGAGACTGCCACCTTAGGCGATCTTTTCCCCGACGCCAAAAAAAAACTTGGCCTGGTTCAAAACGTTTCCGGGACCATGGAAATTGAGGACCTAAGGATTGAAGGGCCGATGTTTTCGCCCTCTCTGTGGCAGGGTCACATAAGCGGTCAAATGAACAACATAGCGGTTATATTTCAAGACAATGCCAAAGGGATATCTGATCTTTTCTGCAACTTCATCTACAATTTCGACCCCACATCCGAAGCAATAACGATGTCTGACATCAAGTCCAAGGTGACAGAAATCTCGTGGCTCGAAAAAGCCGTTTCGCCGGACTATATCCAAAGTATTGTTATGCCCCTGACATTGACCCAGGCACAATTTGTAAAACAGCCGGATGATTACCTGTTCCAGGGCCGGTTGCTCACACCATCAGAGACACAGATCTCTTTCACGGCGGACGGCCCTGCCCTGGACAAAATGAGCCCGTCAAAAATACAGATCGTTGATGGGGAACGTTCCCATGCGGATGTGACCGTTTACAAGCAACCGGATATGCCCCGGATGGATTTTTCAGGGAAACTGGATAAGGCGACCCTGGAAAAATTGTTTTACCCGGATTCGTATCTGTACAGAAAACTTCAGGCGGTGACCGAAGATAAACCCGTTACCGTGTCAACGGATACGCCGGACAGTATCAGCATCACGGCAGACACGCTTCATATCGATCCGCTCTTGGCTCCAAAACAAAACGATACATCTGCCGCCAGCCGCCCCCTGGTAAAACAAAAACAAATCTTTTTAAACATAAACACATTGGGTTATGGCCAACGTGTATACCAACAAGTTAAAGCCAAAGTAACGGTCAACCATCCGGTCATGGATGTAGATATTTCCCATGCGCTTTTTTGCAACCTGGACCTTTCCGGCAAAATCACCATTGATCACGCCGGGGATAAACCAAAGGTTTCAACCCACATTCTATTAAATGCGGATCAGAAAAAAGATGTGGCCCTTTCAATCGGCTGCCTGACGGGCAGTGAAAGTGTTATCAAAGGCAACTATACACTGGGCGGAGAGCTTTCCGGCGCTGCTCCGACGTTGACCCAGGTACAATTCAAACAAAACGGGCACCTTACGTTCAAGGCCGAGTCCGGCCGTATATTTAAAGCCACACTGCTTTCAAGGCTTTTATCAATGCTCAACATCTTAGGAGATACGGATTTGCAGCAGCAGGGCTTCGGATTTAAGACGTTTACAGCCGATGCGAAGGTAAAAGATAGCGTGGTACATATCAAAAACGCCTTTATTGACGCCGACAATATGGCCATCATTGCCGAAGGGTGGGCTGATCCGCTCAATGATGCCCTGGATATCACCTTTCTGGTGGCCCCGTTTAAAACCATTGATACCATCATCAAACATATTCCCATTGTAAATACGATTCTAAACGGTCGCCTTGTCTCTTTGCCGGCCAGGGCCTATGGAAAAATTTCAGATCCCACGGTAATCCCCCTTCATCCGTCCGCAGTGGGCAAAGGATTGCTGAACCTGCTCGGGGATCTGATCAAAACACCCGGTCGCCTGATCGACGAGATCAAAGAAGATGACAAATAA
- a CDS encoding acyl-ACP thioesterase domain-containing protein, with protein MTNNPDIFSQKFNVPYSALSIGGRIKLDWLLNIFQDAAAAQCHRLGISGFEMAQKGLKWVVVQYRIQIHTPIDWMMPLVVQTWRAPWKNLYEIRHFRLMTEQQDSRKASSPLVTASSTWILIKAANNRPVRLAPHMPAPLMTDPAQASFKRIKPAAHLAHVDHECSFPVHFLDLDLNEHVNNPVYVRWAVESLPDKLNFEYTPVTLDVVYQKEALPSDTVLSRISIHVDNGRLFTDHVIVRQTSHEPLAHLMIAWEKIDRQSLFHRPTTD; from the coding sequence ATGACAAATAACCCGGACATCTTTTCACAAAAATTTAACGTGCCCTATTCCGCCTTGTCCATTGGCGGAAGGATTAAGCTGGACTGGCTTTTAAACATATTCCAGGATGCAGCGGCAGCCCAGTGCCACAGGTTAGGGATTTCCGGGTTTGAAATGGCCCAAAAGGGTCTTAAATGGGTGGTGGTCCAATACCGGATACAGATTCACACCCCCATTGACTGGATGATGCCCCTGGTTGTCCAGACATGGCGCGCCCCCTGGAAGAACCTATATGAAATAAGGCATTTCAGGCTGATGACAGAGCAGCAAGATTCCCGGAAAGCATCCTCTCCTCTGGTGACCGCCTCAAGTACATGGATATTGATAAAGGCCGCGAACAACAGGCCGGTGAGGCTGGCCCCACATATGCCGGCGCCTTTAATGACCGATCCTGCCCAAGCGTCGTTCAAGCGAATCAAACCTGCTGCACATCTCGCCCATGTTGATCATGAATGCAGCTTTCCCGTTCATTTCCTGGATCTGGATCTAAACGAGCACGTCAATAACCCGGTGTATGTCAGATGGGCGGTGGAATCCCTACCGGACAAGTTAAACTTTGAATATACCCCGGTCACACTTGACGTGGTCTATCAAAAAGAGGCCCTGCCGTCAGATACCGTATTAAGCCGAATTTCAATCCATGTTGACAATGGGAGGTTGTTCACCGACCATGTCATTGTCCGGCAAACATCACATGAACCCCTGGCCCACTTAATGATCGCGTGGGAAAAAATAGACCGTCAAAGCCTGTTTCATCGGCCAACCACGGACTGA
- a CDS encoding regulatory protein RecX — MTVENAYRKALGYLSKAPKTIHQMKKYLAGKGYTMDIIEQVIVQLTDFNYLDDKAFAHQFIESRIRYKPKSVFALEFELRKKGIDPALARELLAEYNDADLALKAVGPKKQAWAKLDESECKKKIMNFLRYRGFDYNAYQTVWQAFQREAQGNRHP; from the coding sequence ATGACCGTTGAAAACGCATACAGGAAGGCTTTGGGGTATCTGTCAAAAGCGCCGAAAACCATCCATCAGATGAAAAAATATCTAGCAGGTAAAGGGTATACCATGGACATTATCGAACAGGTTATTGTACAATTGACGGATTTTAATTATCTGGATGACAAAGCCTTTGCACACCAGTTCATTGAAAGTCGGATTCGCTACAAACCCAAATCCGTATTTGCCCTTGAATTTGAACTGCGAAAGAAGGGCATTGACCCAGCCCTTGCCCGGGAATTGTTGGCTGAATATAACGATGCGGACCTGGCATTGAAAGCCGTTGGGCCTAAAAAGCAGGCCTGGGCCAAACTGGATGAATCTGAATGCAAAAAAAAAATAATGAACTTTTTGCGTTACAGAGGATTTGACTACAATGCGTATCAGACCGTATGGCAGGCATTTCAAAGAGAAGCTCAGGGAAATAGACACCCATAA
- a CDS encoding PilZ domain-containing protein: protein MVGRKRTIERRKNKRYKAVEGAYAAISPNSNKIGQIIDISMGGLCFKYINTDNKSEEPVNRNQESIFLSSMGYYVGDLPFQTVADYEITDAPSFSSMEVRKRHIKFTDLSFKQLFDLDYYLKNNVSEPIKTLQSQNKS from the coding sequence ATGGTTGGAAGAAAAAGGACCATTGAGCGTAGGAAAAACAAACGATACAAAGCGGTGGAAGGTGCCTATGCAGCCATCAGCCCCAACTCCAACAAAATTGGTCAAATCATTGACATCAGCATGGGTGGGCTGTGCTTCAAATACATAAACACCGACAACAAATCAGAAGAACCCGTCAATAGAAATCAGGAATCTATTTTCTTGAGCAGTATGGGGTATTATGTCGGCGACCTTCCCTTCCAAACCGTTGCCGATTATGAAATAACGGATGCACCCTCGTTTAGTTCAATGGAAGTCAGAAAGCGCCATATCAAATTTACCGACCTTTCATTCAAACAACTCTTTGATCTTGACTATTATCTGAAAAACAATGTGTCGGAGCCGATAAAAACGCTCCAAAGTCAAAATAAATCCTGA